The proteins below are encoded in one region of Hordeum vulgare subsp. vulgare chromosome 3H, MorexV3_pseudomolecules_assembly, whole genome shotgun sequence:
- the LOC123443287 gene encoding transcription factor MTB1-like — MVMKMEVEEDGANGGNGGAWTEEDRALSTTVLGRDAFAYLTKGGGTISEGLIAASSPVDLQNKLQELIESEHPGAGWNYAIFWQLSRTKSGDLVLGWGDGSCREPNDAELAAAVSAGNEDAKQRMRKRVLQRLHKAFGGADEEDYAPTIGQVTDTEMFFLASMYFAFPRRAGAPGQVFAAGVPLWVPNSERNVFPANYCYRGYLASTAGFRTILLVPFETGVLELGSMQQVAESSDTLQTIKSVFAGTSGNKDIVPSREGNGHIERSPGLAKIFGKDLNLGRSSAGPVIGVSKVDERPWEQRNAGGGSSLLPNVQKGLQNFTWSQARGLNSHQQKFGNGILIVSNEANHCNNGAADSSTTTQFQLQKAPQLQKLPLLQKPPQLVKPLQMVNQQQLQPQAPRQIDFSAGTSSKSGVLVTRAAVLDGDSSEVNGLCKEEGTTPVIEDRRPRKRGRKPANGREEPLNHVEAERQRREKLNQRFYALRAVVPNISKMDKASLLGDAIAYITDLQKKLKDMEMERERFLESGMVDPRERHPRPEVDIQVVQDEVLVRVMSPLENHPVKKVFEAFEEADVRVGESKLTGNNGTVVHSFIIKCPGSEQQTREKVIAAMSRAMSSV; from the coding sequence ATGGTAATGAAGATGGAGGTTGAGGAGGACGGTGCCAATGGAGGAAATGGTGGGGCATGGACTGAGGAGGATCGAGCCCTCAGCACAACTGTGCTTGGAAGAGATGCATTTGCATACTTGACAAAAGGGGGCGGTACCATATCTGAGGGTCTTATTGCTGCATCGTCACCTGTAGACTTGCAAAATAAACTGCAGGAGCTTATCGAATCAGAGCATCCTGGTGCTGGTTGGAACTATGCCATCTTCTGGCAGCTTTCACGCACAAAGTCTGGTGATCTTGTCCTTGGATGGGGCGATGGCTCTTGCCGTGAACCCAATGATGCTGAGTTGGCAGCCGCTGTTTCTGCAGGCAATGAGGATGCCAAACAGCGGATGCGGAAGCGTGTGCTGCAGCGGCTGCACAAAGCATTTGGTGGTGCTGATGAGGAGGATTATGCCCCAACTATTGGACAAGTGACAGATACAGAGATGTTCTTCCTAGCATCCATGTACTTTGCATTTCCGCGTCGTGCCGGTGCCCCTGGTCAAGTTTTTGCAGCAGGTGTTCCTCTCTGGGTTCCCAATTCTGAGCGCAACGTATTCCCAGCCAATTACTGCTACCGGGGATACCTTGCAAGCACAGCAGGATTTAGAACTATCTTGTTAGTGCCATTTGAGACTGGTGTGCTCGAGCTGGGTTCGATGCAGCAGGTGGCTGAGAGTTCTGACACTCTCCAGACCATAAAGTCTGTCTTTGCTGGGACAAGTGGCAATAAGGATATAGTCCCGAGCCGTGAAGGAAATGGTCACATTGAGAGGTCACCGGGCCTGGCAAAGATTTTTGGCAAGGATTTGAACCTCGGTCGATCTTCAGCAGGGCCAGTGATTGGGGTATCAAAAGTAGATGAAAGGCCATGGGAACAGAGGAATGCTGGTGGAGGGAGCTCATTGCTTCCCAATGTCCAGAAAGGATTGCAGAATTTCACTTGGAGTCAGGCCCGGGGCCTGAATTCTCACCAGCAGAAGTTTGGCAATGGTATATTGATAGTGAGTAATGAAGCTAATCACTGCAACAATGGAGCTGCAGACAGCTCCACTACAACACAGTTTCAGCTTCAGAAAGCACCTCAGCTCCAGAAACTACCACTTCTTCAGAAACCACCACAGCTAGTGAAGCCACTGCAGATGGTCAACCAGCAACAGTTGCAGCCACAGGCGCCTAGGCAAATAGATTTTAGTGCAGGGACCAGTTCCAAGTCCGGTGTCCTGGTTACAAGAGCAGCTGTTCTTGATGGAGATAGTTCAGAGGTGAATGGCTtgtgtaaagaggaagggacaaCACCTGTCATAGAGGACAGACGGccaaggaagaggggaagaaaacCTGCGaatgggagggaggagccgctgaATCATGTTGAGGCTGAGCGTCAAAGGAGGGAGAAGCTCAACCAGCGGTTCTACGCGTTGAGAGCTGTTGTGCCCAACATCTCAAAAATGGACAAGGCCTCCCTGCTGGGCGATGCTATAGCATACATCACTGACCTTCAGAAGAAGCTCAAAGATATGGAGATGGAGAGAGAACGATTTCTTGAGTCTGGTATGGTGGATCCAAGGGAGCGACACCCTAGACCAGAGGTTGACATCCAGGTGGTGCAAGACGAGGTTCTTGTTCGAGTTATGTCTCCATTGGAGAACCATCCAGTAAAGAAGGTCTTTGAAGCGTTTGAAGAGGCGGACGTCCGGGTAGGGGAGTCAAAACTCACAGGCAACAATGGAACGGTAGTGCATTCCTTCATCATCAAGTGCCCTGGCTCCGAACAGCAAACGAGGGAAAAAGTGATCGCTGCAATGTCTCGCGCCATGAGCTCAGTGTAG